A portion of the Achromobacter sp. MFA1 R4 genome contains these proteins:
- a CDS encoding YdcF family protein, which translates to MTFSSYLTNLIIPYNLCITLVVVGLVLGLLRLRKTGLTLVAAGLLWALAWSLPVTSLWAGGALENRYPHKPAAEMPTADAIVVLGGNTANGRANWFLPYDKDTAVVRVDAAAELYLAGRAPKVVLSGGALEGDVSEARGMAHAIRQQGVPESALILENASRTTYENATLTEDQLKARGIGKVLLVTSALHMPRAMAAFSKQGVEVIAAPAPPQIVLPADGSLPLWLPDERTFDASRSILKEYAGLFVYWLRGWV; encoded by the coding sequence ATGACCTTTTCCAGCTATCTCACGAATCTGATCATTCCCTACAACTTGTGCATCACCCTGGTGGTCGTCGGCCTGGTGCTGGGGCTGCTCCGGCTGCGCAAGACGGGCCTCACGCTCGTCGCCGCGGGCCTGCTCTGGGCATTGGCCTGGTCCTTGCCGGTGACGTCGCTGTGGGCCGGCGGCGCGCTGGAAAACCGCTATCCGCACAAGCCCGCCGCCGAGATGCCGACGGCCGACGCGATCGTGGTGCTGGGCGGAAATACCGCGAATGGCCGCGCCAACTGGTTCCTGCCCTATGACAAGGACACGGCCGTGGTGCGGGTGGACGCCGCCGCCGAGCTGTACCTGGCCGGACGCGCGCCCAAGGTGGTGCTGTCGGGCGGCGCGCTGGAAGGCGACGTCAGCGAAGCCCGCGGGATGGCGCATGCGATCCGCCAGCAAGGCGTGCCGGAATCGGCGTTGATCCTGGAAAACGCCAGCCGCACCACTTATGAGAATGCCACGCTGACCGAAGACCAGCTCAAGGCGCGCGGGATCGGCAAGGTCCTGCTCGTGACCTCCGCGCTGCACATGCCCCGCGCCATGGCGGCCTTCTCCAAGCAGGGCGTGGAAGTCATCGCCGCCCCCGCGCCGCCGCAGATCGTGCTGCCAGCGGACGGGTCCCTGCCCTTGTGGCTGCCCGACGAGCGCACGTTCGACGCCAGCCGCTCGATCCTGAAGGAATACGCCGGGCTGTTCGTGTACTGGCTGCGCGGATGGGTCTGA
- a CDS encoding glycosyltransferase family 9 protein: MSDISCLYVRLPNWVGDVCMSLPSLRTLQASGLPLVICARPWARDLLDGVDKQDFIPMRGKVGPDRAAVSAHRRGLGAQGRRARGLLLPDSLSSALVFRLAGLPSAGYRDDGRSFLLRWPFAKPVQPLHAVESWHHLTREALNRWGLPGGPAKPGPTLDLPLTAAHERAAGEALAAAGLEGRPFVLIAPTATGLHKGRIKVWPGFDTLTRALQARGHTVVMCPPPAETDEARRNAPTAQLLPPLGLGAFAALTARATLVICNDSGVSHVAAAASARQLTLFGVTQPQRTGPWSPRAVCVGTDHAWPSPEEVERQANRLLDGTQ, encoded by the coding sequence ATGTCCGATATCAGTTGCTTGTACGTCCGGTTACCCAATTGGGTGGGCGATGTCTGCATGAGCCTGCCCAGCCTGCGCACCCTGCAGGCCAGCGGCCTTCCCTTGGTGATCTGCGCACGCCCCTGGGCCCGCGACCTGCTCGATGGCGTGGACAAGCAGGATTTCATTCCGATGCGCGGCAAGGTGGGACCGGACCGGGCGGCGGTCAGCGCGCACCGGCGCGGCCTGGGCGCACAGGGCCGGCGCGCCCGGGGCCTGCTGCTGCCGGACTCCCTGTCCAGCGCGCTGGTGTTCCGGCTGGCCGGCCTGCCGTCGGCGGGCTACCGCGACGACGGCCGCAGCTTCCTGCTGCGCTGGCCGTTCGCCAAACCCGTCCAGCCGCTGCACGCGGTCGAATCCTGGCATCACCTGACCCGCGAAGCCCTGAACCGCTGGGGCCTGCCCGGCGGTCCGGCCAAGCCGGGGCCGACGCTGGATCTGCCCCTGACGGCGGCGCACGAACGCGCGGCCGGCGAGGCGCTGGCCGCGGCCGGGCTGGAAGGCCGGCCGTTTGTCCTGATCGCGCCGACCGCGACCGGCCTGCACAAAGGCAGGATCAAGGTCTGGCCGGGATTCGATACACTCACGCGCGCCCTGCAGGCCCGCGGCCATACCGTGGTAATGTGCCCCCCTCCGGCCGAAACCGACGAAGCCCGCCGCAATGCCCCGACGGCGCAATTGCTGCCCCCGCTGGGACTGGGCGCCTTCGCGGCCTTGACCGCCCGCGCGACGCTGGTGATTTGTAACGATTCCGGCGTGTCGCACGTGGCGGCCGCCGCATCGGCCCGGCAACTCACGCTGTTCGGCGTGACGCAGCCGCAGCGGACCGGTCCCTGGTCCCCCCGCGCCGTCTGCGTCGGAACCGACCACGCGTGGCCATCGCCGGAAGAAGTGGAACGGCAGGCCAACCGCCTGCTGGATGGTACGCAGTAA
- the msbA gene encoding lipid A export permease/ATP-binding protein MsbA encodes MNSAARNAPAGSQPVKSELWTRIYSRVGSYWKGLLAAVLLMAGAAATQPVLAVIMKPLLDGGFSGAKPYYVWALPLAVVGLILLRGICNFFSDYLLAWVANNVLLGMRRDMFERLLGLPDADFKRGDTGRLLNRFTIDAGNVTGYATDVITVLVRETLVVLALICVLLYMSWVLTLIILVMLPVSVMISRFFIKRLRRINRETVNMNAELTRVVGEGIDGQRVIKLFDGYEVERGRFDFVSRRLRRFAMRTATADAALTPLTQVCISISVGAVIAVALSQANSGSLTVGSFASFMAALAQIFDPIKRLTNVAARMQKMLVSAESVFTLIDQVPENDTGTKELPEPVRGKVEFRNVSHRFPDADRDTVKDISFVVEPGQTVALVGRSGSGKTTLVNMLPRFVLADSGTILVDDVPINDLTLRSLRSHLSLVSQDVVLFDDTIAANVGYGALGKSSEQKVRDALEAANLLEFVEGLPQGINTPVGENAARLSGGQRQRLAIARALIKNAPILILDEATSALDNESERQVQASLERLMKGRTTLVIAHRLSTVQNADRIIVLDAGKIVEQGPHADLLAADGLYASLYKMQFRED; translated from the coding sequence TTGAATTCTGCCGCACGCAATGCGCCAGCGGGTTCCCAACCCGTGAAATCCGAACTCTGGACCCGGATCTACAGCCGCGTGGGTTCCTACTGGAAAGGCTTGTTGGCGGCCGTCCTGCTGATGGCAGGCGCCGCCGCCACCCAGCCGGTGCTGGCGGTCATCATGAAGCCCCTGCTGGACGGCGGCTTCTCCGGCGCCAAACCCTATTACGTCTGGGCGCTGCCGCTGGCGGTCGTCGGGCTGATCCTGTTGCGGGGCATCTGCAACTTCTTCAGCGACTATCTGCTTGCCTGGGTGGCCAACAACGTGCTGCTGGGCATGCGCCGCGACATGTTCGAACGCCTGCTGGGCCTGCCGGACGCCGACTTCAAGCGCGGCGACACCGGGCGCCTGCTGAACCGCTTCACCATCGACGCCGGCAACGTCACGGGCTACGCCACCGATGTCATCACCGTCCTGGTCCGCGAAACCCTGGTGGTGCTGGCCCTGATCTGCGTGCTGCTGTACATGTCGTGGGTGCTGACGCTGATCATCCTGGTCATGCTGCCGGTGTCGGTCATGATCTCGCGCTTTTTCATCAAGCGCCTGCGCCGCATCAACCGCGAGACCGTCAACATGAACGCCGAGCTGACCCGCGTGGTCGGCGAGGGCATCGACGGCCAGCGCGTCATCAAGCTGTTCGACGGCTACGAAGTCGAACGCGGCCGCTTCGATTTCGTCAGCCGGCGCCTGCGGCGCTTCGCCATGCGCACGGCCACGGCCGACGCGGCGCTGACGCCGCTCACGCAGGTCTGCATTTCCATCTCCGTCGGCGCGGTGATCGCCGTGGCGCTCAGCCAGGCCAACAGCGGCTCGCTGACCGTGGGCAGTTTCGCGTCGTTCATGGCCGCGCTCGCCCAGATCTTCGATCCCATCAAGCGCCTCACCAACGTGGCCGCACGCATGCAGAAGATGCTGGTGTCGGCCGAAAGCGTATTCACCCTGATCGATCAGGTGCCGGAAAACGACACCGGCACCAAGGAACTGCCCGAGCCCGTGCGCGGCAAGGTCGAATTCCGCAACGTGTCGCATCGCTTCCCCGACGCCGACCGCGACACGGTCAAAGACATTTCCTTCGTGGTCGAGCCGGGCCAGACCGTCGCCCTGGTGGGCCGCTCGGGCAGCGGCAAGACCACGCTGGTCAACATGCTGCCTCGCTTTGTGCTGGCCGACAGCGGCACCATCCTCGTGGACGACGTGCCGATCAACGACCTCACGCTGCGCAGCCTGCGCTCGCACCTGTCGCTGGTCAGCCAGGACGTGGTGCTGTTCGACGACACCATCGCCGCCAACGTCGGTTACGGCGCCCTGGGCAAGTCCAGCGAGCAAAAGGTGCGAGATGCCCTCGAAGCCGCCAACCTGCTCGAGTTCGTCGAGGGCCTGCCGCAAGGCATCAACACCCCGGTGGGCGAAAACGCCGCCCGCCTGTCCGGCGGCCAGCGCCAGCGCCTGGCGATCGCCCGCGCGCTCATCAAGAACGCGCCCATCCTGATCCTGGACGAAGCGACCTCCGCGCTGGACAACGAATCGGAACGCCAGGTGCAGGCCTCGCTGGAGCGCCTGATGAAGGGCCGCACCACCCTGGTCATCGCCCACCGCCTCTCCACCGTGCAGAATGCCGACCGCATCATCGTCCTGGACGCCGGCAAGATCGTCGAACAGGGCCCGCACGCCGACCTGCTGGCGGCCGACGGCCTGTACGCATCGCTCTACAAAATGCAGTTCCGGGAAGACTGA
- a CDS encoding monovalent cation:proton antiporter-2 (CPA2) family protein — translation MAPLSEGNQVLNVVVLLGAAVIAVPLFKRLGLGTVLGYLAAGLAIGPFGIGFFSDPKSILHVAELGVVMFLFIIGLEMQPSRLWMMRGEIFGLGVAQVLACGALLMGVGLLAGMSGAAAFMAAMGFVLSSTAIVMQILAERDETTSAQGQRIVSILLLEDLAIVPLLALTALLAPAGGDSQGDPWQQSAIAVGCILALLAAGRWLLNPLFRLLADARAREVMTAAALLVVLGAALLMELGGLSMAMGAFLAGVLLSESTFRHQLEAEIEPFRAILLGLFFLGVGMSLDLFAVAREWPLILGGVVVFMLVKSVGVYVVARLLRASHAEALTRAALLAQGGEFAFVLYSTAADKGIFDANTGAMLTAIVIISMALTPLCVLALRWLLPKPAPSMDGVDVARDLDGCALIVGFGRFGQIVTQAMLARGIKVSILDTDTDAIRAADKWGVKVYYGDGTRIDMLRSAGAENACAILICINDPRAATRMVQLIKSEFPLVRVVVRAYDRIHSLVLAREGVDFQVRETLESALVFGEAALRAIGVPANEAEEVILDVRQRDSERFELEVAGGLFAGRSLLYGNMTSQPDGRNDRPDRETEDAAPSPSP, via the coding sequence ATGGCCCCGCTTTCCGAAGGCAATCAAGTCCTCAATGTCGTCGTCCTGCTAGGCGCAGCGGTGATCGCCGTCCCCCTGTTCAAGCGCCTCGGGCTGGGAACTGTCCTGGGATATCTGGCGGCGGGGCTGGCCATCGGCCCGTTCGGCATCGGCTTTTTCTCCGATCCGAAATCCATCCTGCACGTGGCCGAACTGGGCGTCGTGATGTTTCTTTTCATCATCGGCCTGGAAATGCAGCCCTCGCGCCTCTGGATGATGCGTGGCGAAATCTTCGGACTGGGCGTTGCGCAGGTCCTGGCCTGTGGCGCGCTGCTCATGGGCGTGGGCCTGCTGGCGGGCATGTCGGGCGCCGCGGCATTCATGGCCGCGATGGGCTTCGTGCTGTCATCCACGGCCATCGTGATGCAGATCCTGGCCGAACGCGACGAAACGACCAGCGCGCAGGGGCAGCGCATCGTGTCCATCCTGCTGCTCGAAGACCTCGCCATCGTGCCGCTGCTGGCCCTGACTGCCTTGCTGGCCCCCGCCGGCGGCGACAGCCAGGGCGATCCCTGGCAGCAATCGGCCATTGCGGTCGGCTGCATCCTCGCGCTGCTGGCGGCGGGCCGCTGGCTGCTCAACCCGCTGTTCCGGCTGCTGGCCGACGCGCGCGCCCGCGAAGTGATGACCGCGGCCGCCTTGCTGGTCGTGCTGGGCGCGGCGCTGCTGATGGAACTGGGCGGGCTGTCCATGGCGATGGGCGCCTTTCTTGCCGGCGTTCTGCTGTCCGAATCCACCTTCCGGCATCAGCTCGAAGCGGAGATCGAGCCCTTTCGCGCCATCCTGCTCGGCCTTTTCTTCCTGGGCGTGGGCATGTCGCTGGACTTGTTCGCCGTGGCGCGCGAATGGCCGCTCATCCTGGGGGGCGTCGTGGTGTTCATGCTGGTGAAGTCCGTCGGGGTCTACGTCGTGGCGCGTCTGCTGCGCGCCTCGCACGCCGAAGCCCTGACCCGCGCCGCGCTGCTGGCGCAGGGCGGCGAGTTCGCCTTCGTGCTGTACAGCACCGCCGCCGACAAAGGCATCTTCGACGCGAATACCGGGGCGATGCTGACCGCCATCGTCATCATCTCCATGGCGCTCACCCCGCTGTGCGTGCTGGCCCTGCGCTGGCTGCTGCCCAAGCCGGCGCCGTCCATGGATGGGGTGGACGTCGCCCGCGACCTGGACGGCTGCGCCCTGATCGTGGGGTTCGGCCGCTTCGGCCAGATCGTGACCCAGGCCATGCTGGCCCGCGGCATCAAGGTGTCCATCCTGGATACCGACACCGACGCCATCCGCGCGGCGGACAAGTGGGGCGTGAAGGTGTATTACGGGGACGGTACCCGCATCGACATGCTGCGTTCCGCGGGGGCGGAAAATGCCTGCGCCATTCTCATCTGTATCAATGACCCACGCGCGGCGACGCGCATGGTGCAGTTGATCAAGTCCGAATTTCCGCTCGTGCGAGTGGTGGTGCGGGCTTACGATCGCATTCATTCGCTGGTGCTGGCCAGGGAAGGCGTGGACTTCCAGGTCCGTGAAACCCTGGAATCGGCCCTGGTCTTCGGCGAAGCGGCGCTGCGCGCCATTGGCGTTCCCGCGAATGAGGCCGAAGAAGTGATCCTGGACGTTCGGCAGCGCGACTCCGAACGGTTCGAACTCGAAGTGGCGGGCGGCCTGTTCGCGGGACGTTCGCTGCTATACGGAAATATGACTAGCCAACCGGATGGCAGAAACGACCGCCCGGACCGCGAAACGGAGGATGCGGCCCCCAGTCCATCCCCCTGA
- a CDS encoding sensor domain-containing diguanylate cyclase, translated as MNSRGIVHRTLYALAGLVGIGICAAAVALLWMDRRVTWDSAYVSARNLASVLAADIGRTLHVYDLSLQGVVERLREPGIANLDPETRHRFLFDRSASAAYLGAIVVLDPEGNILYHSGAIAPPALNFADRDYFQVHRDAAGVGLFVSRSYHSRLRGGDESIAISRRISNPDGSFAGVVVGSLRTAYFRDRFAEVSIGPRDAITVFRNDGAVLLRNPYSLADADSEVDVPPDFQQYLIGREGAFVGMLSPDGVNRLYAFDAIDGAPLVIDVALAVDDLLEPWVRRVALIVPVTLALFASVLAQIVLFRREMRWRQAFEAQLALQAQTDGLTGIANRRTFDEALQTEWAAARRDRTPLSLLFLDADHFKRYNDRYGHQEGDVLLKRLALAVKDKARRPRDLAARYGGEEFVVLLPNTSRQRAAAIGESIRRAVAEQAILHEDNEGGIVTVSIGVATAIPQDDESAAGLVEAADAAVYQAKEAGRNRVAAAPA; from the coding sequence TTGAATTCCCGTGGGATCGTGCACCGAACCCTGTATGCGCTGGCCGGCCTGGTCGGCATCGGTATCTGTGCGGCGGCGGTCGCATTGTTATGGATGGACCGCCGCGTCACCTGGGACTCGGCCTACGTCTCGGCGCGTAACCTGGCCAGCGTGCTTGCGGCGGACATCGGCAGGACGCTGCACGTCTACGACCTGTCACTGCAGGGCGTGGTCGAACGCCTGCGCGAGCCCGGTATCGCGAACCTCGACCCCGAAACCCGGCATCGTTTCCTCTTCGACCGCTCGGCCTCGGCGGCCTACCTGGGCGCCATCGTCGTGCTCGACCCCGAGGGCAACATCCTCTACCACTCGGGCGCCATCGCCCCGCCCGCGCTGAATTTCGCGGATCGGGATTACTTCCAGGTGCACCGCGACGCGGCCGGCGTCGGCCTCTTCGTCAGCCGCTCGTACCATAGCCGCCTGCGCGGCGGCGACGAAAGCATCGCCATCAGCCGGCGCATATCCAATCCGGATGGCAGTTTTGCGGGCGTGGTGGTCGGGTCTCTGCGCACGGCGTATTTCCGCGACCGCTTCGCGGAAGTGTCGATCGGTCCGCGCGACGCCATCACGGTATTTCGCAACGATGGCGCCGTCCTGCTGCGCAATCCTTATTCGCTCGCGGACGCGGACAGCGAGGTCGACGTGCCGCCCGACTTCCAGCAATACCTGATCGGGCGCGAAGGGGCGTTTGTCGGCATGCTGTCGCCCGACGGCGTCAATCGGCTGTATGCGTTCGACGCGATCGACGGCGCGCCGCTGGTGATCGATGTTGCGCTGGCCGTGGATGACCTCCTCGAACCCTGGGTGCGGCGCGTTGCGCTGATCGTGCCCGTGACGCTGGCGCTGTTCGCGTCCGTGCTGGCGCAGATCGTCCTCTTCCGGCGCGAGATGCGCTGGAGGCAGGCGTTCGAAGCGCAGTTGGCGCTGCAGGCGCAGACGGACGGACTGACCGGCATCGCCAATCGCCGCACCTTCGACGAGGCGCTGCAGACCGAGTGGGCCGCCGCGCGTCGCGATCGCACGCCGCTATCGCTGCTGTTCCTGGATGCCGATCACTTCAAGCGCTACAACGACCGATACGGACACCAGGAAGGCGACGTGCTGCTCAAGCGGCTGGCCCTTGCGGTCAAGGACAAGGCCCGCCGGCCCCGCGATCTGGCGGCTCGCTATGGGGGCGAGGAGTTCGTGGTGCTGCTGCCCAATACCAGCCGCCAGCGGGCAGCCGCCATCGGCGAAAGCATCCGGCGCGCCGTCGCGGAGCAGGCCATTTTGCATGAGGACAACGAGGGAGGCATCGTCACGGTCAGTATCGGCGTGGCCACCGCGATCCCGCAGGACGATGAATCGGCGGCGGGTCTCGTGGAGGCTGCCGACGCGGCGGTCTATCAGGCAAAGGAGGCCGGCCGCAATCGTGTCGCGGCAGCGCCGGCGTGA
- a CDS encoding DUF3053 domain-containing protein, with protein MKSLFRPFVALIAALPLVLAACGDKEPEQRAAFTQFLQTRIVDKPGVRVPKLTDEEKKSFGDYAAQYAVITDFNAGMDASVKPLSGIMQKGAMRSLNDIVSRRDDLKTVQAALNDMNTSLKEQQAKADAARAQLKQPEDLKVVYDKAYEKTVSLPADTFRDVLPQLNATFDSSLKIADYVEAHKSQIEISGPIVKVKDPAVQDELNKLLQDLNTQAKQVQQAQTRLQAVMLGR; from the coding sequence ATGAAGTCCCTATTTCGTCCGTTCGTGGCGCTGATCGCGGCCTTGCCGCTGGTGCTGGCCGCATGCGGCGACAAGGAGCCCGAACAGCGCGCCGCGTTCACGCAGTTCCTGCAGACGCGCATCGTCGACAAGCCCGGCGTGCGTGTGCCGAAATTGACGGACGAAGAGAAGAAGTCCTTTGGCGACTACGCTGCCCAGTATGCCGTGATCACCGACTTCAATGCGGGCATGGACGCATCGGTCAAGCCGCTGTCGGGCATCATGCAGAAGGGCGCGATGCGCTCGCTGAACGATATCGTGAGCCGGCGCGACGATCTGAAGACGGTGCAGGCCGCGCTCAACGACATGAACACCTCGCTGAAGGAACAGCAGGCCAAGGCCGACGCGGCCCGCGCGCAGCTTAAGCAGCCGGAAGACCTGAAGGTCGTTTACGACAAGGCCTACGAAAAGACCGTCAGCCTGCCGGCCGATACGTTCCGCGACGTGCTGCCGCAGCTCAACGCCACGTTCGACAGCAGCCTGAAGATCGCGGATTACGTCGAGGCGCACAAGTCGCAGATCGAGATTTCGGGCCCCATCGTGAAGGTGAAGGACCCGGCCGTGCAGGATGAGCTCAACAAGCTTCTGCAAGACCTGAACACGCAGGCAAAGCAGGTGCAGCAGGCCCAGACCCGTCTGCAGGCCGTGATGCTGGGCCGCTGA
- the rng gene encoding ribonuclease G: MSEDILINVTPFETRVALVEQGSVQELHVERSIQRGHVGNIYLGRVVRVLPGMQSAFIDIGLERAAFIHIADLRENRAERSQGLTPTPIEKLIFEGQTLMVQVVKDPLGTKGARLSTQISMAGRMLVYLPHDPHIGISQKIDSESERIQLRERLQALMPTDEKGGFIVRTQAEGANDAELTADVEYLRKLWTSVQAAARTQPAPALLHQDLTLAQRVLRDMVGPETGSILVDSRTTTAAMLEWARIYTPSVVDRIQHYSGERPLFDTANVDDEIARALSRRVDLKSGGYLIIDQTEALTTVDVNTGGFVGGRNFDDTIFKTNLEAAQAIARQLRLRNLGGIVILDFIDMEEQEHRDTVLAELKKALSRDRTRMTVNGFTQLGLVEMTRKRTRDSLAHQLCEPCPMCESRGNVRTPRTVCYEILREILREARQFNPKEFRILASQEVVDLFLEEESQHLAMLGDFVGKRVSLEVEATYSQEKYDIILV; encoded by the coding sequence CTGAGCGAAGACATCCTGATCAACGTCACCCCTTTTGAGACCCGCGTCGCGCTGGTGGAACAGGGGTCGGTCCAGGAACTGCATGTGGAACGAAGCATCCAGCGGGGCCACGTGGGCAACATTTATCTGGGGCGGGTCGTGCGGGTGCTGCCCGGAATGCAGAGCGCCTTCATCGACATCGGATTGGAGCGCGCGGCGTTCATCCATATTGCGGATCTCCGAGAGAATCGTGCCGAGCGCAGCCAGGGACTCACGCCGACCCCTATCGAAAAGCTGATTTTCGAGGGACAGACCCTGATGGTGCAGGTGGTCAAGGATCCTCTGGGCACCAAGGGCGCGCGGCTTTCCACACAGATCAGCATGGCGGGGCGCATGCTGGTGTATCTGCCCCACGATCCGCACATCGGCATTTCGCAGAAGATCGATTCCGAGTCCGAGCGCATTCAGTTGCGGGAGCGGCTGCAGGCCCTGATGCCCACGGATGAGAAAGGCGGCTTCATCGTCCGCACGCAGGCCGAGGGCGCCAATGATGCGGAACTGACGGCGGACGTGGAGTATCTGCGCAAGCTGTGGACGAGCGTCCAGGCTGCCGCCCGCACGCAGCCCGCCCCTGCCCTGTTGCACCAGGACCTGACGCTCGCGCAGCGGGTGCTGCGCGATATGGTGGGGCCGGAGACCGGATCGATTCTGGTGGATTCACGCACGACCACGGCGGCCATGCTGGAATGGGCGCGCATTTACACGCCGTCGGTGGTGGACCGCATCCAGCACTACAGTGGTGAACGCCCCCTGTTCGATACGGCCAACGTGGACGACGAGATTGCGCGGGCGCTGTCGCGCCGGGTGGACCTGAAGTCGGGCGGCTATCTGATCATCGACCAGACCGAAGCCTTGACAACGGTTGACGTCAACACCGGCGGCTTCGTGGGCGGCCGCAATTTCGACGATACGATCTTCAAGACCAATCTTGAAGCCGCGCAGGCCATTGCGCGGCAGCTCCGGCTGCGCAACCTGGGCGGGATCGTGATCCTGGACTTCATCGACATGGAGGAACAGGAGCATCGCGATACCGTGCTGGCGGAGTTGAAGAAAGCCTTGTCGCGAGATCGCACCCGCATGACGGTCAACGGATTCACGCAACTGGGCCTGGTGGAGATGACGCGCAAACGCACGCGCGATTCGCTGGCGCATCAGCTTTGCGAGCCCTGCCCCATGTGCGAGTCGCGCGGCAATGTGCGCACACCGCGCACCGTCTGTTATGAAATCCTGCGCGAGATCCTGCGCGAGGCCAGGCAGTTCAACCCCAAGGAATTCCGCATTCTTGCTTCGCAGGAGGTGGTGGACCTGTTCCTGGAAGAGGAAAGCCAGCACTTGGCGATGCTGGGGGACTTTGTGGGCAAGCGGGTGTCGCTGGAAGTGGAAGCGACGTATTCGCAGGAAAAATACGACATCATCCTCGTCTGA